In Taeniopygia guttata chromosome Z, bTaeGut7.mat, whole genome shotgun sequence, one genomic interval encodes:
- the LOC100228082 gene encoding aquaporin-3 codes for MGRQKDVLATIEEHLRIRNKLVRQALAECLGTLILVLFGCGSVAQIILSRGTHGGFLTVNLAFGFAVTLGILIAGQVSGGHLNPAVTFAMCLLAREPWIKLPIYALAQTLGAFLGAGIVFGLYYDAIWAFDNNQLTVIGKNATAGIFATYPSEHLNVVNGFFDQFIGTASLIVCVLAIVDPYNNPVPTGLEAFTVGFVVLVIGTSMGFNSGYAVNPARDFGPRLFTAIAGWGMEVFRVGKPSHWWWVPVVAPFLGAVAGVIVYQLTIGCHDEPSPPASEQETVKLANVKHKERV; via the exons ATGGGGCGGCAAAAGGATGTTCTTGCTACCATTGAGGAACACCTGAGGATCAGAAACAAATTAGTGCGGCAAGCACTGGCTGAGTGCTTGGGAACACTGATCCTGGTG CTCTTTGGCTGTGGCTCTGTTGCCCAGATCATTCTCAGCAGAGGGACTCATGGGGGTTTCCTGACTGTCAACCTGGCCTTCGGCTTCGCTGTAACGCTCGGCATTTTGATCGCAGGACAAGTATCAG GTGGACATCTGAACCCAGCTGTCACTTTTGCCATGTGCTTATTGGCCCGGGAGCCCTGGATCAAGCTACCAATTTATGCACTTGCACAAACCCTGGGGGCTTTCCTTGGAGCTGGTATAGTCTTTGGGCTGTACTATG ATGCTATATGGGCTTTTGACAATAACCAGCTCACTGTTATAGGAAAGAATGCCACTGCTGGTATTTTTGCCACCTACCCATCTGAGCATCTGAATGTTGTGAATGGCTTCTTTGACCAG TTCATTGGCACTGCCTCCCTGATTGTTTGTGTCTTGGCTATTGTTGATCCCTACAACAACCCCGTCCCCACTGGGCTGGAGGCTTTCACAGTTGGTTTTGTAGTCCTCGTTATTGGAACCTCCATGGGCTTCAACTCTGGCTATGCTGTCAACCCTGCCAGGGACTTTGGGCCTCGTCTCTTCACAGCCATTGCTGGCTGGGGCATGGAAGTGTTCCG ggttGGTAAGCCCTCCCACTGGTGGTGGGTTCCAGTTGTCGCTCCTTTCCTTGGGGCAGTGGCGGGAGTGATTGTCTATCAGCTGACGATTGGATGTCATGATGAGCCTTCTCCGCCTGCCTCTGAGCAGGAAACAGTCAAGCTGGCTAATGTGAAGCACAAGGAGAGGGTCTGA